The Buchnera aphidicola str. APS (Acyrthosiphon pisum) genome has a segment encoding these proteins:
- the ftsH gene encoding ATP-dependent zinc metalloprotease FtsH — MVKNLIFWLVITVVLMSIFQNFNTNDVNNHKVDYSTFLSEVNQDQIREAYINGRMISVTKKDSSKYTTYIPINDPKLLDNLLVKRVKIIGAIPEEPSLFISILISWFPMLLLIGVWIFFMRQMQMGGGKGAMSFGKSKARMLSEDQIQTTFADVAGCDEAKEEVSELVEYLKEPSRFQKLGGKIPKGILMVGPPGTGKTLLAKAIAGEAKVPFFTISGSDFVEMFVGVGASRVRDMFEHSRKSAPCIIFIDEIDAVGRQRGAGLGGGHDEREQTLNQMLVEMDGFDGNEGIILIAATNRPDVLDPALLRPGRFDRQVIVALPDIRGREQILKVHMRKVPLSKDVDPMIIARGTPGFSGADLANLVNEAALFAARLDKRVVSMLEFERAKDKMMMGSERRSMVMSDFQKESTAYHEAGHVIIGRLVPDHDPAHKVTIIPRGRALGVTFFLPESDTLSISRQKLESQISTLYGGRLAEEIIYGAKNVSTGAYNDIKIATSLAKNMVTQWGFSEKLGPLLYAEEEGEIFLGRSVAKAKHMSDETARIIDEEVKLLIEINYSRARNILNENIDILHAMKEALIKYETIDAFQIDDLMKRREVRQPKGWIETDTNK, encoded by the coding sequence ATGGTTAAAAACCTTATCTTCTGGTTAGTTATTACAGTTGTATTAATGTCTATTTTTCAAAATTTTAACACTAATGATGTAAATAACCATAAAGTTGACTATTCAACTTTTTTATCAGAAGTAAATCAAGATCAAATCCGTGAAGCATATATTAACGGACGCATGATTAGTGTTACTAAAAAAGATAGCAGTAAATACACTACCTATATTCCTATTAATGATCCTAAACTCTTAGATAATCTTTTAGTGAAAAGAGTTAAAATTATCGGTGCAATTCCCGAGGAACCGAGTCTCTTTATTTCTATTCTTATATCTTGGTTTCCAATGTTATTACTTATTGGTGTTTGGATTTTTTTTATGCGTCAAATGCAAATGGGTGGTGGAAAAGGTGCGATGTCATTTGGAAAAAGCAAAGCACGTATGCTATCAGAAGATCAAATTCAAACTACTTTTGCAGACGTTGCTGGATGTGATGAGGCAAAAGAGGAAGTTAGTGAATTAGTGGAATATCTTAAAGAACCTAGTCGTTTTCAAAAATTAGGAGGAAAGATTCCCAAGGGTATATTAATGGTTGGACCACCCGGTACGGGAAAAACATTATTGGCAAAAGCAATAGCTGGAGAAGCTAAAGTTCCTTTTTTTACGATTTCTGGATCTGATTTTGTTGAAATGTTTGTTGGAGTAGGTGCTTCAAGAGTGAGAGATATGTTTGAACATTCAAGAAAATCTGCACCTTGTATAATTTTTATTGATGAAATTGATGCAGTAGGACGTCAAAGAGGTGCTGGATTAGGTGGAGGACATGATGAAAGAGAACAAACACTTAATCAAATGCTAGTAGAAATGGACGGTTTTGATGGAAACGAAGGTATTATTTTAATAGCTGCGACTAATAGACCTGATGTTTTAGATCCTGCACTCTTACGACCTGGTCGTTTTGATCGTCAAGTTATTGTCGCATTACCAGATATTCGTGGAAGAGAACAAATTTTAAAAGTACATATGAGGAAAGTGCCTTTATCTAAAGATGTAGATCCTATGATTATTGCACGAGGTACGCCAGGTTTTTCAGGTGCTGATTTAGCAAATTTAGTTAACGAAGCAGCTCTTTTTGCGGCTAGACTTGATAAACGTGTAGTTTCTATGTTGGAATTTGAAAGAGCAAAAGATAAAATGATGATGGGTTCTGAACGAAGATCTATGGTAATGAGTGATTTTCAAAAAGAATCTACGGCATATCATGAAGCTGGCCATGTGATTATTGGAAGACTGGTTCCTGATCATGATCCTGCACATAAAGTAACTATCATTCCTAGAGGACGAGCACTTGGTGTTACATTTTTTTTACCAGAATCCGATACTCTTAGTATTAGTCGTCAAAAATTAGAAAGTCAAATATCTACTTTATATGGTGGACGTTTAGCAGAAGAGATTATTTATGGTGCTAAAAATGTTTCTACTGGTGCTTATAATGATATTAAAATAGCTACAAGCTTAGCGAAAAATATGGTAACTCAATGGGGTTTTTCAGAAAAATTAGGACCTTTATTGTACGCTGAAGAAGAAGGAGAAATATTTTTAGGACGTTCGGTTGCTAAGGCAAAACATATGTCTGACGAAACGGCTAGAATCATTGATGAAGAAGTAAAGTTGTTAATTGAAATAAATTATAGCAGGGCTCGAAATATTTTAAATGAAAATATTGATATATTACATGCTATGAAAGAAGCATTAATAAAATATGAGACTATTGATGCATTTCAAATTGATGATTTAATGAAAAGAAGAGAAGTACGACAACCAAAGGGATGGATTGAGACAGATACAAATAAATAA
- the ffh gene encoding signal recognition particle protein, with the protein MFNNLTQRLSDSLKKILNKGRLTEENIKETIREVRKALLEADVALSVIKKFIENVKKKSIGHEINKSLTPGQEFIKIVKHELIFAMGEKNHSLNFSIEPPAVILVVGLQGSGKTTSLAKLGKWIKNKYKKKILITSTDTYRAAAIEQLKILSDQIEIDFFESDKHHTPIEITKNAIKYAKLKLYDVLLIDTAGRLHIDKKMMNEIQQIQVISKAIETLLIVDSMMGQDAINMAKIFNNDLLISGIILTKTDGDSRSGIALSMRYITGKPIKFIGTGEKIISLEPFHPERIADRILGMNDIMSLIEDIEEKVDQSQIQKLTKKLKKGHDFNLNDFLTQIKQMKKIGGLNYFANKFSINHQLSNNISLLNTDKNTLKKIEAMICSMTPKERIKPIIIKGSRKRRIALGSGTQIQDVNKLLKNFDDIRRIMKKIKTDGIAKVIRGIKNMLPKKF; encoded by the coding sequence ATGTTTAATAATTTAACTCAACGTCTTTCAGATAGTTTAAAAAAAATTTTAAATAAAGGAAGACTTACAGAAGAAAACATTAAAGAAACTATAAGAGAAGTTCGAAAAGCTTTATTAGAAGCAGATGTGGCTTTATCAGTAATAAAAAAATTTATAGAGAATGTAAAAAAAAAATCAATTGGGCATGAAATCAATAAAAGTTTAACTCCCGGACAAGAATTTATAAAAATAGTTAAACATGAATTAATATTTGCAATGGGTGAAAAAAATCATTCTTTAAATTTTTCCATTGAACCCCCTGCGGTTATATTAGTAGTTGGTCTGCAAGGTTCAGGAAAAACTACTAGTTTAGCTAAATTGGGAAAATGGATTAAAAATAAGTATAAAAAAAAAATATTAATTACATCTACCGATACCTATCGTGCGGCTGCTATTGAACAACTAAAAATATTATCTGATCAAATCGAGATAGATTTTTTTGAGTCTGATAAGCACCATACACCAATAGAAATCACTAAAAATGCGATAAAATATGCAAAATTAAAATTATATGACGTGCTATTAATTGACACAGCAGGTCGTTTGCATATTGATAAAAAAATGATGAATGAAATTCAGCAAATACAAGTTATATCAAAAGCTATTGAAACATTATTAATAGTAGATTCAATGATGGGGCAAGATGCAATAAACATGGCAAAAATATTTAATAATGATTTATTGATATCTGGTATAATATTAACTAAAACAGATGGTGATTCTAGGAGTGGAATTGCTCTATCTATGCGTTACATTACAGGAAAACCTATTAAATTTATAGGAACAGGGGAAAAAATAATATCATTAGAACCATTTCATCCTGAAAGAATAGCTGATAGAATTCTAGGAATGAATGATATTATGTCGCTTATTGAAGACATTGAAGAAAAAGTAGATCAATCTCAGATTCAAAAACTAACAAAAAAATTAAAAAAAGGTCATGATTTTAATTTAAATGATTTTTTAACACAAATTAAACAAATGAAAAAAATAGGAGGTTTAAATTATTTTGCAAATAAATTCTCTATCAATCATCAATTATCTAATAATATATCATTATTAAACACAGATAAAAATACTTTAAAAAAAATAGAAGCAATGATATGTTCGATGACACCTAAAGAAAGAATAAAACCTATAATTATAAAAGGTTCAAGAAAACGCAGAATAGCTTTAGGTTCTGGAACACAAATACAAGACGTCAACAAATTATTAAAAAATTTTGATGATATACGAAGAATTATGAAAAAAATTAAAACTGATGGAATAGCAAAAGTAATACGTGGAATAAAAAATATGCTACCTAAAAAGTTTTGA
- the rplM gene encoding 50S ribosomal protein L13, translating into MKTFSIKSSNIKRHWYYVDATNKILGRLASALSFHLRGKHKTEYTPHLDTGDYIIVINASKILVTGNKRINKIYYHHTGYVGGIKQSRFEEMISSHPERVIEIAVKGMLPKGALGRSMFKKLKVFSNENHEHIAQCPQLLNI; encoded by the coding sequence ATGAAAACTTTTTCAATTAAATCAAGTAATATTAAAAGACATTGGTATTATGTAGATGCCACAAATAAAATATTAGGCCGATTAGCAAGTGCATTATCGTTTCATCTTAGAGGGAAACATAAGACAGAATATACTCCGCATCTTGATACTGGTGATTATATCATCGTTATAAATGCTTCTAAAATATTAGTCACAGGAAATAAAAGGATTAATAAAATTTATTATCATCATACAGGTTACGTAGGTGGTATAAAACAATCTAGATTTGAAGAAATGATTTCTAGTCATCCAGAAAGAGTTATTGAAATTGCTGTAAAAGGTATGCTTCCAAAAGGTGCTCTAGGACGTTCTATGTTTAAAAAGTTAAAAGTTTTTTCTAATGAAAATCATGAACATATAGCTCAGTGTCCTCAATTATTAAATATTTGA
- the rimM gene encoding ribosome maturation factor RimM (Essential for efficient processing of 16S rRNA): MINISINKPIQPLLIGKVGKSYGILGWINIFSFTEEQEKIFNYLPWFFFKEKNWTRIQIKNWKKYKNNFIVHIKDISDRSVVSQFTNADIIISKHTLPALKKNDYYWNDIINYKVFNIDQHYLGTVINLIRTRNNDILIVKNKLKIHQKNILIPFIDNKIIKNVNTDKKFILVQWD; encoded by the coding sequence ATTATAAATATTAGTATTAACAAACCAATTCAACCATTACTAATAGGAAAAGTTGGAAAATCTTACGGAATATTAGGTTGGATAAATATTTTTTCTTTCACAGAAGAACAAGAAAAAATATTCAATTATCTTCCATGGTTTTTTTTTAAAGAAAAAAATTGGACAAGAATTCAAATTAAAAACTGGAAAAAATATAAGAATAATTTTATTGTTCACATAAAAGATATTTCTGATCGTTCAGTAGTCAGTCAGTTTACTAATGCAGACATAATAATTAGTAAACATACATTACCTGCGTTGAAAAAAAATGATTACTATTGGAATGATATTATCAATTATAAAGTATTTAATATAGATCAGCATTATTTAGGAACAGTAATTAATTTAATAAGGACAAGAAATAACGATATTCTTATAGTGAAAAATAAATTAAAGATACATCAAAAAAATATATTAATTCCATTTATCGACAACAAAATAATAAAAAATGTAAATACTGATAAAAAATTTATTTTAGTTCAATGGGACTAG
- the rlmE gene encoding 23S rRNA (uridine(2552)-2'-O)-methyltransferase RlmE, with amino-acid sequence MIVQKKKHRSNRWLLEHFQDQYVKAAKKNNIRSRAWFKLEQLDKNNKIFKIGMNVIDLGAAPGSWSQYASNRIGKKGRIIACDILPIRPITGVDIFQGDFRNKKTLNLMLNTFSNITFHLVMSDMAPNITGNFSIDMPRIIELCKLALKISEHVLSKNGIFLLKSFQGEGFNELYKEIKMLFKKIKICKPKTSRTRSREIFILATR; translated from the coding sequence ATGATTGTTCAAAAAAAAAAACATCGTTCAAATCGTTGGTTATTAGAACATTTTCAAGATCAATATGTCAAGGCAGCAAAAAAAAATAATATACGTTCAAGAGCTTGGTTTAAATTAGAACAATTAGACAAAAATAATAAAATATTTAAAATTGGTATGAATGTTATTGATTTAGGCGCTGCTCCTGGAAGTTGGTCACAATATGCCAGTAATAGAATAGGAAAAAAGGGACGTATTATAGCTTGTGATATATTACCTATTAGACCAATAACAGGTGTTGATATTTTTCAAGGAGATTTTCGTAATAAAAAAACACTCAATTTAATGCTAAATACTTTTAGCAATATTACATTTCATTTAGTTATGTCAGATATGGCTCCTAATATAACAGGGAATTTTTCTATTGATATGCCGCGTATTATTGAGTTATGCAAGTTAGCATTAAAAATATCAGAACATGTTTTATCTAAAAATGGTATTTTTTTGTTAAAATCATTTCAGGGAGAGGGTTTTAATGAATTGTATAAAGAAATTAAAATGTTATTTAAAAAAATTAAAATTTGCAAACCTAAAACTTCTCGAACAAGATCTCGAGAGATATTCATTCTGGCAACCAGATAA
- the rpmA gene encoding 50S ribosomal protein L27 — protein MAHKKAGGSTRNGRDSNAQRLGVKCFGGQLISAGSIIVKQRGTKFHPGKNVGCGKDHTIFAIVKGKVEFKKKGLKKRTYINIIN, from the coding sequence ATGGCACACAAAAAAGCTGGTGGTTCTACTAGAAATGGACGAGATTCTAATGCTCAAAGATTGGGTGTTAAATGTTTTGGGGGGCAATTAATCTCAGCAGGCAGTATAATTGTAAAACAACGTGGGACAAAATTTCATCCTGGTAAAAATGTAGGATGTGGGAAAGATCACACTATTTTTGCAATAGTAAAAGGAAAAGTGGAATTTAAAAAAAAAGGATTAAAAAAAAGAACATACATAAACATTATAAATTAG
- the rpsI gene encoding 30S ribosomal protein S9, with translation MIQTQNYGTGRRKSSSARVFLRSGNGEIVVNKRSLNEYFGRETSCMIVRQPLELVDMVDKFNIYITVKGGGISGQAGAIRQGITRALIKYNQTLRFELRKAGFVTRDSRQVERKKVGFRKARKRPQFSKR, from the coding sequence ATGATTCAAACTCAAAACTATGGTACCGGTCGTCGTAAAAGCTCTTCTGCTAGAGTATTTCTTAGATCTGGTAATGGAGAGATTGTTGTCAACAAACGTTCTTTAAACGAATATTTTGGTCGTGAAACTTCTTGTATGATTGTACGTCAACCATTAGAATTAGTAGACATGGTAGACAAATTTAATATTTATATCACGGTAAAAGGAGGAGGTATTTCTGGTCAAGCAGGTGCAATTCGTCAAGGTATTACTCGTGCTTTAATTAAATATAATCAAACATTGCGTTTTGAATTAAGAAAAGCTGGATTTGTAACACGTGATTCGCGTCAAGTTGAACGTAAAAAAGTCGGTTTCCGAAAAGCTAGAAAACGTCCGCAATTTTCTAAACGTTAA
- a CDS encoding BolA/IbaG family iron-sulfur metabolism protein, with protein MDNQEIKLLLIKKLNLEQANITGDSNHIKIIAIGNIFKNVSQVKRQQIIYAPLIDMIKEKHIHAVSIMSYTPEEWEKTKK; from the coding sequence ATGGACAATCAAGAAATAAAATTATTACTTATTAAAAAATTAAATTTAGAACAAGCTAATATTACAGGAGACAGCAATCATATAAAAATAATTGCTATAGGAAATATTTTCAAAAATGTCAGCCAAGTAAAAAGACAACAAATAATTTATGCCCCTTTAATAGATATGATTAAAGAAAAACATATTCATGCTGTATCTATAATGTCCTATACACCGGAAGAATGGGAAAAAACAAAAAAATAA
- a CDS encoding chorismate mutase — protein MPANNSLLIFRDEINNIDKKIVKLLAERKNLVFKIAQSKIENNQAIRDIEREKKMLQKLIFLGKKYNLKSEYITQLFQLIIEESVATQKKLLKKFCNHNKLIPANFSFLGPKGSYSHIAAYKYADLNFQKCITNECSTFEEVVLSVENNQSDYAVLPIENTCSGSINEVFDILKKTNLFIIGEINIFINHNLLTLKKIELNKIKTIYSHPQPFQQCSDFIKKFPEWKIKYTKSTADAMKKIKKYNDVTNAALGSEIGSKIYGLEILMKNLANKENNITRFILLNRNPKKISKNIPTTTTLIFTTGQEAGSLSKVLSILQEKKLIMKKLTSQKIYKNPWEEMFYIDIQVNLSSTLMQDALEKIKKITRFIKILGCYPSEKITPIAP, from the coding sequence ATGCCTGCTAACAATTCCTTGCTAATCTTTCGTGACGAAATTAATAACATTGATAAAAAAATAGTAAAATTATTGGCCGAAAGAAAAAATTTAGTATTTAAAATAGCTCAATCAAAAATAGAAAATAATCAGGCGATAAGAGATATAGAACGTGAAAAAAAAATGTTGCAAAAATTAATTTTTTTGGGGAAAAAATACAATTTAAAATCCGAATATATCACTCAATTATTTCAACTAATAATTGAAGAATCTGTGGCAACTCAAAAAAAGTTATTAAAGAAATTTTGCAATCATAATAAATTAATTCCTGCTAATTTTTCATTTCTCGGTCCTAAAGGTTCTTACTCTCATATTGCTGCTTATAAATATGCAGATCTCAATTTTCAAAAATGTATTACAAATGAATGCTCAACATTTGAAGAAGTAGTTCTATCAGTCGAAAATAATCAATCAGATTATGCTGTTTTACCAATTGAAAACACCTGTTCTGGTTCTATTAATGAAGTTTTTGATATTTTAAAAAAAACTAATTTATTTATTATTGGAGAAATTAATATTTTTATAAACCATAATTTACTTACTCTTAAAAAAATTGAACTAAATAAGATTAAAACAATATATAGTCATCCTCAGCCATTTCAACAATGCAGTGATTTTATTAAAAAATTTCCAGAATGGAAAATTAAATATACTAAGAGTACTGCAGATGCAATGAAAAAAATTAAGAAATATAATGACGTAACTAATGCAGCATTAGGAAGCGAAATAGGAAGCAAAATTTACGGATTAGAAATATTAATGAAAAATTTAGCAAATAAAGAAAATAATATTACGAGATTTATTTTATTAAATCGCAATCCTAAAAAAATTTCTAAAAACATACCAACTACAACAACATTAATATTTACTACAGGACAAGAAGCAGGATCTCTTTCTAAAGTATTATCAATATTGCAAGAAAAAAAATTAATTATGAAAAAATTAACTTCTCAAAAAATTTACAAAAATCCATGGGAGGAAATGTTTTATATTGATATTCAAGTCAATTTATCATCAACACTAATGCAAGATGCTCTTGAAAAAATCAAAAAAATTACTAGATTTATAAAAATTTTAGGCTGTTATCCTAGTGAAAAAATAACCCCAATAGCACCGTAA
- the rpsP gene encoding 30S ribosomal protein S16, producing the protein MVKIRLARYGTKKRPFYKLVVADSRFSRNGRFIERLGYFNPIAKGKSEILKLNLERIEHWTNQGAQMSERTKKLIKQKR; encoded by the coding sequence ATGGTAAAAATTCGTTTAGCTAGATATGGAACAAAAAAACGTCCATTTTATAAGCTGGTAGTAGCAGATAGTCGTTTTTCTAGAAATGGTCGTTTTATTGAACGTCTGGGTTATTTTAATCCTATTGCCAAAGGAAAATCTGAGATATTAAAATTAAATTTAGAACGTATTGAACACTGGACTAATCAGGGTGCCCAAATGTCAGAAAGAACTAAAAAATTAATCAAACAAAAGAGGTAA
- the rplU gene encoding 50S ribosomal protein L21, with protein MYAVFISGGKQYRVVKNQIIRLEKLNSPLGTTIEFDKILMLFDKDSIKIGTPFVEGGTIKAHIQNHGRLKKIKIIKFNRRKHYKKQQGHRQYFTDVKIIDINSIKGEV; from the coding sequence ATGTATGCAGTTTTTATAAGTGGTGGAAAACAATATCGAGTAGTTAAAAATCAAATTATTAGATTAGAGAAATTAAACAGTCCACTAGGAACAACAATAGAATTTGATAAGATTTTAATGCTTTTTGATAAAGATTCTATAAAAATTGGAACCCCTTTTGTAGAAGGAGGAACAATAAAAGCTCATATTCAAAATCATGGTCGTCTTAAAAAAATTAAAATAATTAAATTTAATCGTCGTAAACATTATAAAAAACAGCAAGGTCATCGTCAATATTTTACCGACGTAAAAATCATAGATATTAATAGTATTAAAGGAGAAGTTTAA
- the greA gene encoding transcription elongation factor GreA: MNLIPMTVRGAEKLRRELKKLKSINRPRIIAAIAEAREHGDLKENAEYHSAREEQSFCEGRIKEIELKLSNSQIIDVTKISNNGRVIFGSTVSILNIKNNEKFTYRIVGDDESDFKKNLISINSPIARGLIGKEINDVVIICTPGGDVEYKILKINYI, from the coding sequence ATTAATCTAATTCCAATGACTGTAAGAGGGGCTGAAAAACTTCGTCGAGAACTAAAAAAATTAAAAAGTATAAATCGTCCTCGTATTATTGCAGCAATAGCAGAAGCTAGAGAACATGGTGATTTAAAAGAGAATGCTGAATATCATTCAGCTCGTGAAGAACAGAGTTTCTGTGAAGGACGTATTAAAGAAATTGAATTAAAACTATCTAATTCTCAAATTATAGATGTAACAAAAATATCTAATAATGGCAGAGTAATTTTTGGTTCTACTGTTAGTATTTTAAATATTAAAAACAATGAAAAGTTTACCTATCGGATTGTAGGCGATGATGAATCTGATTTTAAAAAAAATTTAATTTCTATTAATTCTCCAATAGCAAGAGGTCTTATTGGAAAAGAAATTAATGATGTTGTAATCATATGTACACCAGGAGGTGATGTTGAATATAAAATTTTAAAGATAAATTACATATAA
- the murA gene encoding UDP-N-acetylglucosamine 1-carboxyvinyltransferase, which translates to MEKLYVEGNKILNGHVIISGSKNAALPILFMTILTEGKIKIGNIPNLTDINIALKLLVYLGVKITGNETLCIDASSINIFCPPYNLINKIRASIWMLGPLLARFGKAKIFLPGGCKIGSRPIDLHLNGLTQLGATINLKNNCIDAYVKGRLQGKYILMEKISVGATITIMSAATLAKGSTIIDNAACEPEIVDIAKFLNTLGADIIGAGSNKICIKGVLKLTGGTHQVIPDRIETGTFLVAAAASQGHITCHKTEPKHLTNVLMKLTEAGAKIKTGKDWIKLDMRGKRPKSLNICTAPYPGFPTDMQAQFALLNSISKGIGTITETIFENRFIYTSELIRMGAKIKIKNNTIICYGIPKLISSNVFSSDLRASATLILAGCIAAGITIVNHTYHLVRGYESFPKKLNKIGANIKII; encoded by the coding sequence ATGGAAAAATTATACGTAGAAGGAAATAAAATATTAAATGGCCATGTTATCATTTCTGGTTCTAAAAACGCGGCTTTACCTATTTTATTTATGACTATATTAACAGAAGGAAAAATAAAAATCGGAAATATTCCGAATTTAACGGACATTAACATAGCACTTAAATTGCTAGTATATTTAGGAGTAAAAATAACAGGAAACGAAACATTATGTATTGATGCTAGTTCGATAAATATTTTTTGTCCTCCATACAATTTAATCAATAAAATCAGAGCTTCTATCTGGATGTTAGGTCCTCTTTTAGCTCGTTTTGGCAAAGCTAAAATATTTTTACCTGGAGGATGTAAAATTGGCAGTAGACCTATAGATTTACATTTAAATGGTTTAACACAATTAGGTGCAACAATTAACTTAAAAAATAACTGTATTGATGCTTATGTTAAAGGACGTTTACAAGGAAAATACATTTTAATGGAAAAAATTAGTGTTGGTGCTACCATTACAATTATGAGTGCAGCCACTTTAGCGAAAGGCTCTACAATTATTGATAACGCCGCTTGCGAACCAGAAATTGTTGATATTGCAAAGTTTTTAAATACCTTAGGAGCTGATATTATTGGGGCAGGAAGTAATAAAATATGTATTAAAGGCGTCTTAAAATTAACTGGTGGTACACATCAAGTCATTCCTGATAGAATTGAAACAGGAACATTTTTAGTTGCTGCGGCAGCCTCTCAAGGTCATATTACTTGTCATAAGACTGAACCTAAACATTTAACAAATGTATTGATGAAACTAACTGAAGCCGGAGCAAAAATAAAAACAGGAAAAGATTGGATTAAATTAGACATGAGAGGTAAAAGACCTAAATCTTTAAATATTTGCACTGCTCCTTATCCTGGATTTCCAACAGATATGCAGGCTCAATTTGCTCTATTAAACAGTATTTCTAAAGGCATAGGTACTATTACTGAAACCATATTTGAAAACCGTTTTATTTACACCTCTGAATTAATTAGGATGGGAGCTAAAATAAAAATTAAAAATAACACCATTATATGTTATGGAATACCTAAATTAATATCTTCTAATGTCTTTTCTAGTGATTTAAGAGCATCAGCAACATTAATATTAGCAGGATGTATTGCGGCAGGTATAACAATAGTTAATCATACTTATCATCTTGTCAGAGGATATGAATCATTTCCTAAAAAATTAAATAAGATAGGAGCTAATATTAAGATAATATAG
- the cgtA gene encoding Obg family GTPase CgtA → MKFIDQAIIHVIAGNGGNGCVSFRREKYIPKGGPDGGNGGDGGNIWLEANNNLNTLIDLRFKKKFQAQNGQNGSSRKSSGKKGDDIKIHVPIGTKVINYQTREIIGDLIQHKQKMLIAKGGWHGLGNARFKSSTNRTPRQSTLGSIGEKRDIQLELMLLADVGTLGMPNVGKSTLVTNISGAKTKISDYPFTTLHPVLGSVNIQKNKKFIIADIPGIIKGASYGAGLGIRFLKHLERCKLLLHIIDLVPQNNCHPSDNIKTVLNELKKYSLKLYNKPRWFIFNKIDLLSVEELNQIIKEIIFQFKIHEKYYLISSMKKIGIKKLCSDITKYLKK, encoded by the coding sequence ATGAAATTTATTGATCAAGCTATAATACATGTAATTGCTGGTAATGGTGGAAATGGTTGCGTTAGTTTTAGAAGAGAAAAATACATTCCTAAAGGAGGTCCAGATGGTGGAAATGGTGGAGATGGTGGAAATATTTGGTTAGAAGCTAATAATAATTTAAATACTCTCATAGATCTTAGGTTTAAAAAAAAGTTTCAAGCTCAAAATGGACAAAATGGATCAAGTAGAAAATCTTCAGGTAAAAAAGGAGATGACATAAAAATACATGTGCCTATCGGAACTAAAGTAATAAACTATCAAACTCGGGAAATAATAGGTGACTTAATTCAACACAAACAAAAAATGCTAATTGCTAAAGGAGGTTGGCACGGATTGGGTAATGCTAGATTTAAATCTTCTACAAATAGAACACCTAGACAAAGCACATTAGGTTCAATCGGAGAAAAAAGAGATATACAATTAGAATTAATGTTGCTTGCTGATGTAGGGACATTGGGAATGCCTAATGTTGGAAAATCTACTCTAGTCACAAACATATCTGGAGCTAAAACAAAAATTTCAGATTATCCATTCACGACCTTACATCCTGTATTAGGCAGTGTAAATATTCAAAAAAATAAAAAATTTATCATAGCAGATATTCCAGGTATAATTAAAGGGGCATCTTATGGTGCCGGATTAGGAATTCGTTTTTTAAAGCATTTAGAAAGATGCAAATTATTACTTCATATTATTGATTTAGTTCCTCAAAATAATTGTCATCCATCAGATAATATAAAGACTGTCTTAAATGAGTTAAAAAAATATAGCTTAAAATTATATAATAAACCGAGATGGTTCATTTTTAATAAAATAGACTTATTAAGTGTAGAAGAACTAAATCAAATAATTAAAGAAATAATATTTCAATTTAAAATACATGAAAAATATTATTTGATTTCTTCCATGAAAAAAATAGGTATCAAGAAGTTGTGTTCAGATATAACTAAATACTTGAAAAAATAA